In Oryzias latipes chromosome 23, ASM223467v1, the DNA window tgtTACGTAAACATCTTTGATTTTTTACGTGAAATATAACATTAGGTCCCTTTTTTGGAGCAAACTAAAACTTTGTGTCCGTGAGGCCGGAGCCGTTTGGAACCTGGACTGTAGTTTGTGATGTTTGTCTGCAGGCGTCCCTGTCGATGGCCCCGGTCAACATCTTCAGATCTGGAGCAGATGAGGAAAAAGCCGAAACGGCTCGACTGGTGAGGTTTTCCTCAATGGTCCACTTCAGTTTTACTCACAGAACTCTTGATCTAAAGAAGCGCTTCCTTCTTTCTGGCTTCAGTCGTCGTTCGTGGGAGCGATCGCCATTGGAGATCTGGTGAAGAGCACTCTAGGACCGAAGGGGATGGTGGGTGATGAAGAACCTCTTCATCTTCAGGCTGATTCTTGTTGAGCTCCTTCATTCTCTGCGGCTTCTTGTCCTCCCCCAGGATAAGATCTTGCTGAGTGGAGGGAAAAGTGGGACGGTGACGGTCACCAACGACGGAGCCACCATCCTGAAGGCCATCGGGGTCGACAATCCAGCCGCCAAAGTTCTGGTCGGTGAGTGACATGCTCGGACAAGCCCCCGGTTCCGTTGGTTGGAGGCGGTTATCCTGAAGAAGCGCCTGTTGGACCCAAAAACCTAAAGTCATAAAAGGATGACCTGAAGCTTTGTGTCGTTATTATAAGTTTATTAAGATGTCATTTTTGTAGTTTCCAGCCTGAGAAAAGcgtctctgcttcagaatcaaACCAGAATATGAGTTTGATCTTAGAAACGACAAAAACTCTCAAATTCTTTAGCTGAAACAGTCCTGCTGATCAGAACCGGTCTGCAGGTTCAGACTGTCGGGGTTCCACCTGACTGGTGTTTCTGTCCTcagacatgtccaaagtccaggACGACGAGGTCGGCGATGGGACCACCTCAGTGACCGTGCTCGCCGCAGAGCTGCTGCGGGTAAACACTTGGACGTTCTCGACTTTACGCTGTTTTAACTCGACACGTTTTAACCGCCTTTCTCTGACCTTtgcaggaggcggagcttctgATCGCCAAGAAGATCCACCCACAGACCATCATCTCCGGGTGGAGGAAGGCGACGCAGACGGCCAGAGAGGCTCTGAGGGAGGCGGCGGCCGATCACAGGTGACTCCTCCCCCTATGAACTGATCACACTTGATGCTTTTAGCAGAAAGTCAGTTGTTTGGAGCTTCCTTGTTCTTGTGGACCTCCCACATATCTGAGGTTCTGATTCTGAAACCGTAAACTGGTTCAGGCTGTGGTTTGGTGGAAAACCGGATCAAAGCAGGAACTTCTGttgaaaagaagaaacaaatgcTATCAAACCGGATCTTCTGCAGTTCTTCCAGCATCAGCCCCTGGTCTAAACGTCCGCCTCTCTCTCTGGTTTCCATAGCAACGACCCGGCTCGTTTCCAGGAGGACCTGCTGAACATCGCCCGCACCACACTGTCCTCCAAGCTCCTGACCCACCACAAAGCCCACTTCTCCCAGCTGGCCGTGGACGCCGTCATGAGGCTGAAGGGCTCTGGGAACCTGGAGGCCATCCACGTCATCAAGAAGCTGGGCGGCAGCCTCACTGACTCCTacctggatgaaggtgaggtgGCTGCTAGGCGCCACGACCTCACGCCGCCAGTCGTTTGTAAACAATTGTGCTCCGCTCAGGTTTTCTGTTGGACAAGAAGATTGGCGTGAACCAACCAAAAAGGCTGGAAAACGCCAAGATCCTGATCGCAAACACGGGCATGGACACCGACAAGATCAAGGTACGGAGTCCGACTCCGGACGAACACCCCGGCGGCCATCTTTGTTCTCATTCGCTGCTTCTGCCAGATCTTCGGCTCCAGAGTTCGCGTCGACTCCACGGCAAAGGTGGCGGAGATCGAGCTCGCCGAGAAGGAGAAGATGAAGGAGAAGGTGGAGCGCATCCTGAAGCACGGCATCAACTGCTTCATCAACAGGTACTCCACCTGCAGGGGGCGCCACACCGCAGCAAGGTTTAATTCTGTTATCAGAGGCTCAGACAAACCCATCTTCTGCTGCGTCTGCAGGCAGCTGATCTACAACTACCCGGAGCAGCTGTTTGCTCAGGCCGGCGTCATGGCCATCGAGCACGCCGACTTTGCTGGCGTGGAGCGCCTCGCTCTGGTCACaggtacacaaacacacacctcagCTTCTGAGAGACCCTTCAGGCCCAGAGTCTGACGCCGCAGCTCTGATTTCATCAGGCGGGGAGATCACCTCCACCTTCGAGCACCCGGAGCTGGTGAAGCTCGGTCAATGCAAGCTGATCGAGGAGGTGATGATCGGAGAGGACATGCTCATCCACTTCTCCGGGGTCGCCATGGGTACGTGAGGCACGCCCCTCAATGGCTTCTGTTGACGCCGGTCCAGATTCAGTTCCAGTCCATCAGGTCCTCTGCTGATGGCATCTGATCGTatttacatttctgaaaataaatgaattgaaGCCAGAATTCTGCTCACGTTTGTGAACTGAAGGGttaaatcatcttttcatcacCTGCCTTTAAAGGGCAGGTCGTTGTTGGTCCACCTGTGATGCTttagcccctccccctacaGGTGAGGCCTGCACTGTGGTCCTGCGAGGAGCGACTCAGCAGATCCTGGACGAGGCGGAGCGCTCGCTCCACGACGCCCTCTGCGTTCTGGCTCAGACGGTGAAGGAGCCGCGCACCGTCTACGGTGGAGGTACGTGCGCGCTGCCGCCGTTTGGctttgaggtcaaaggtcaccccTCACGCCTGTGTGGGTCCTGCAGGTTGCTCCGAGATGTTGATGGCCAAAGCTGTGATCGACCTGGCCAACAGGACGCCAGGCAAGGAGGCGGTTGCCATGGAGTCGTTCGCGAAAGCGCTGACGATGGTGAGTCTGTCCTCCGTCGGTTTTGCCGTTCATGTCCTTGGAGGGCGTGGGCTCAGCTCGCCATGGCGACTTTGTGTTTCAGCTGCCGACCATCATCGCCGACAACGCCGGCTACGACAGCGCCGACCTGGTGGCCCAGCTGAGAGCTGCACATCAGGAGAACAAGACCACGTTTGGACTGAGTGAGTTCAAGATCGCAGGTGAAAGCCGCTGGCGGGTCGGCCCGTCTCAACGCTAAACTGTTCTGGTTGCAGACATGTACCAGGGCACAGTGGGAGACATGGTGGAGCTCGGCATCACCGAGTCCTTCCAGGTGAAGCGGCAGATGCTGCTGAGCGCCTCTGAGGCGGCGGAGATGATCCTGAGGGTGGACAACATCATCAAAGCTGCTCCCAggtcagctgtcaatcatcaAAGAGTCTTTTGAACCCGCCAGACCAAACTGACCCGCCGCTGTGTTTGCAGGAAGCGAGTCCCTGACCATCACCCCTGCTGAAGGGCCACGCCCCCCAGGAAGGAGGAAGTGTAGTTATTTATCTGCTGTTTGTGCTGCAGCCGCTTCTCGTCTGAAGATGTAACCTGACGTCATTTAGAGAAAAGTTCTGTTCTTGTTAACTGAAATAAACGACCCGATCTCCAGCTGTGGGTTCTGTTTGTGGACTTCATGACGGAAACTGGACTGCAGGTTTTATGCTAACTCCGTTCCTGAGAActtctttaaaaacagttttttgttcaaatggGATTAAATTCCTTCTCTGGCCTCTAGGGGTCACTGTGAGCTAGGAAAAAACCCAGTGAATAGACCAGATTATATTCACAATTCTTCTCTTTTATTCAGCCTTTATTAATGTCACCCCTCTCCCACCCCccagtgatgacatcacagcgggagaaaccattaacacacacaaacctaTTATGGGGCTAAAAATATTCATTAGCAAAGGCCAAACTGTCAGGGACATCCAGGGTAATTTTTAtcatgggatggccacagggcCTGTGACTTGGTTGCCATTTTGTGTCAAAGTGTGaaattctgtgatttttttttttttaccacaataTGGTAAAAACAGCTGAGCGATATTCACCCGATTTCAcaaagtctacaaccacaaccgtAGTTtaattgacctttgacctcaacCTATCGCCTCGTAACTCCTCGAGCATAGTTGGGAAGCtacttgagaaaaaataatttgctGATTTTTAACGGTGTTTGTGTGTTGAGCTGTCAAAGGTTTTATATTGGAAAACCGTCAACAGTTAACGTTTGGTTTTCTCAAGCTGAACGAAACAAAACGATAAACGATATggacatattaggaatgtggctGTGCTTAAGCAAAAACCTCaattgccaaggaaatcccaaaatttacttttgctgtttttcctgAACTTGACATAGACCTTTTCGTCACCTCCAGAGGACCACAAagtgaaatggttgctatggagataaaccaacagaaaagctgccattttgaaaacgATGTTGAATTAGCCGCAGCGCTGACACAGTGGCAGTGGGGGTGTGGCAGCAGCTCAGACGGTGAGGGCGGGGTCACGGGGCAAACACAGGTTGcgccttgtgggccctcttttttccccggggttccccctcctgggcgggggcgttgggcccctgccttgctcctccctggaccaactgtgggccgggcggatggctgcctggagtgcggagcgggtctcccttggggggtcctggctcgtacctggggtgggggcgggggaatgcccggaactcctgggtggtggtggggtgctcgtctggggctgtgggcatccttctccggtggggccccgcgttgggttctcccggcgcggcggggggggctgctctcctggttgggctggggcggcgctctctttccctccgtgcttccctggcctctggctctgggggccttgcggcggtcctgctggccctggcctgggtggcgggcttggtcgcccgggcggcggttgttccctgccggttcccgtgtggcgttggggggattccggctgccgctgctgctgcggtgggggtcttggggtggggatggctgggcactctccctccttcttgtcacgttccaccatccattttagaagaacataaacactcacctgagcactggtgttagctcacctttgcactaacagtttgcatgattgaatgactgaaatatttcacactagttggttttaaggcataagtatgcgttcgtgaacactatctgttttgtgtacatgttgacgtggacatttttgcagctagcaggtgtgttgataacatttgagtgtgtgtgtggataggccccgccctttttgtactacatttgaaccttaccgtaatgataaacaaccagtaaacttgttgctttaagctgcttcatggtcttaccccccttcccctcctattatcaccccctaccccccctctctctaacgtccctctctcttcttcccctctttccttttccgtccggtctaacaccaaagattttcaatcatgattgaaatgaataaagtttggcctcaattacaaaaggggtttattcagacatacctttggtttgtcagaagatgaataacccctcttgttaaagtaaaatatgtccaacacaagaggccctcagctctcatctgtctgcctagctgttggacaggacaagttaaagaaaaaaaaaacacaggtggCGCCTGCGGGCTGTACAGCGCCCACCGCTTTAGATATTTGTcattttgagggtttttttgtggcttttatgTTAAGTACCGGTAATTGGCGCAGAAAGAAGATGCCGTTTCAGATCCCAACTGGGTTCTGTTTGTGTGGAGTTGGTATCTTCTCCTCGTCAAACTGATTTATGTAAAGTTAGGAGATTAGATGTCCTATATTATTCTCTTATTAAACGGTTGAACTCATCAGACATCAAAGAACAAAactagaaacagaaaaaatacatttctttggaAGTTGATTTAACAGAAAACGTTCTTGTGCAAAATTCTTTGGGGGGGGTCAGGGTGACTCAGACCTCACAGAGTCAACATGAACACGTGAATAACACGTCTGATCCAGGTCAACCGGAGAAATGATCTTTGTGTTGACTGATTCTGCagcagtttaaaacaaaaatcgaATTTCAGGATTTTTCCATCTAGATTTAGTTCTTCTAAAAGGTTTATGACTTTAAGATGCTTAGAAAGTGGATCCAATTGACAGCTTTATGAAAAACGTAAGAAACTTGACTTCCAGCTGTTTTTCAGTTAAAACACTGACTCGGCATCAATATCAATCATAAGAAATGAACAAACACGTCTACGTTTTCCTCATTGATTTGTCTGAATTTAATGGTCATTTCAGTCCTGCGCTGTTTCCTCTCTTCGGAGAACAGATCAAAGATTTGGGGTTTTGGGTCAGAATTTTCCAGTTTTAGCCAAAActctctcgtccaatcagagcaggCGCTGCCTCTGACTAACAGTGACTTCATGTGGCGTCCAGCAGTCGGACTCTGACTCTGGAGATCATGTTCAGGTTGCTGCCGTTGCTGTTGCTGTGGATATGGACGGCGTCAGCGCTGCTCAGGTAAACCGACACTTTCATAAAACACCTGCATTTCCTGAGGAACCGTctgaccagcagggggcagcgcagatttaatttaaagtctggttcttgtttttatgaatttaaatcttttatatTGAAACtgtttaatccatttttttaggtttttggtgAATAGTTATTGATAAATACTCATCTGTAACCAGTTTCTCACCATTATCTCCTCCCAGCGTACACTTATGTTTAATTTTATGTTAAACTTTTTTCGTGTATAGATGAATATCAAAGGATAGGATGTGTAACAGAGcctttaaccattgtgctatcctatgacccccccccccctccattgaggtgttctccctaccatgacaaaggtggataaaggtggaaagatttcatgtaatccatgaacaccagtgaagatcacaaatcattgaagaaaaaaggttcagagcactgtttagtgggtctagatgacccaactcccaatgttaaagtgcctaggatagaccaAGGGTTACAAACAGATCAGTGATCTACATGACCAATAGGTGGCACTGTTGTTTAACAAGAAatctgttgacattttttcatgtaaaaaagttGGCACTCAATTGTTGGGTAACAGCGGATcccagtaaaaacatttttgctacaAGTTAAATAGCAAACAACAGAACAACATCCCAAAACTCTGAATTAACGCCCAGGAGAGAGAATCAGCCTCCTGTCGTGTTTTCCCCAGGGTTCCTCTGAGGAGGAACCCCACGATTCGAACCCAGATGCGAGCTGAGGGTCTACTGGATCAGTTCCTGAAGGATAACCAACCTGACACGTTCAATCGTCGTTATGCTCAGTGCTTCCCGCCCGGGACGCAGTCGCTGAGGCTTGGACGCTCCAGCGA includes these proteins:
- the cct2 gene encoding T-complex protein 1 subunit beta codes for the protein MASLSMAPVNIFRSGADEEKAETARLSSFVGAIAIGDLVKSTLGPKGMDKILLSGGKSGTVTVTNDGATILKAIGVDNPAAKVLVDMSKVQDDEVGDGTTSVTVLAAELLREAELLIAKKIHPQTIISGWRKATQTAREALREAAADHSNDPARFQEDLLNIARTTLSSKLLTHHKAHFSQLAVDAVMRLKGSGNLEAIHVIKKLGGSLTDSYLDEGFLLDKKIGVNQPKRLENAKILIANTGMDTDKIKIFGSRVRVDSTAKVAEIELAEKEKMKEKVERILKHGINCFINRQLIYNYPEQLFAQAGVMAIEHADFAGVERLALVTGGEITSTFEHPELVKLGQCKLIEEVMIGEDMLIHFSGVAMGEACTVVLRGATQQILDEAERSLHDALCVLAQTVKEPRTVYGGGCSEMLMAKAVIDLANRTPGKEAVAMESFAKALTMLPTIIADNAGYDSADLVAQLRAAHQENKTTFGLNMYQGTVGDMVELGITESFQVKRQMLLSASEAAEMILRVDNIIKAAPRKRVPDHHPC